Proteins encoded in a region of the Eulemur rufifrons isolate Redbay chromosome 15, OSU_ERuf_1, whole genome shotgun sequence genome:
- the RSPH4A gene encoding radial spoke head protein 4 homolog A isoform X2, producing the protein MEEDSTSLKQEQENQEPEKAGPPWEGKTAASPQSPEQESSEPLEAEQGPETGPQPRSSPPWSPQAKVITSLGDPKGPGASSSPSPLQEPAPTPSPRAVARQDLAAPLQSDRTASVTPEAGTLHSDPLEQSSDKRESTPHHAGQSEANTFQQSQQPISPLCGSTDASYSNSKQKELRFDTFQEEDSNSERELDQPGPGASEAMPSVLETAIRNAKAYLLKTSTKSGLNLYDHLSSMLTKILDERPENAVDIIENISQDVKMAHFSKKLDTLQNEKEMLPTYEIAEKQKALFLQGHLEGVDQELEDEIAENSLPNVMESAFYFEQAGIGLGTDETYRIFLALKQLTDTHPIQRCRFWGKILGLGMNYIVAEVEFREGEDEEEVEEEDVAEERDNGESEADEDEEDELPKSFYKTPQAIPKEESRTGANKYVYFVCNEPGRSWVKLPSVTPAQIVIARKIKKFFTGQLDAPIMSYPPFPGNESNYLRAQIARISAGTHVSPLGFYQFGEEEGEEEEEVESGRDSFEENTDFEGIQVIDLVESLSNWVHHVQHILPQKFRIYPLGQHDYPQILFHNMPLQSSDPTVGLEHMPFPMAKSLKIST; encoded by the exons ATGGAAGAAGATTCGACCTCCTTGAAGCAAGAACAAGAAAACCAAGAACCGGAAAAAGCAGGGCCGCCATGGGAAGGAAAGACAGCAGCCTCTCCCCAGTCTCCTGAGCAAGAGTCCTCTGAGCCCTTGGAGGCGGAGCAGGGACCAGAAACTGGACCCCAGCCCAGAAGCAGCCCTCCTTGGAGCCCCCAGGCTAAAGTCATCACGTCTCTGGGTGACCCCAAAGGGCCAGGAGCAtcatcttccccttcccctctccaggAGCCCGCTCCCACTCCTTCTCCCCGGGCTGTGGCCAGACAGGACCTTGCCGCGCCACTGCAGTCAGACCGGACCGCTAGTGTGACTCCGGAAGCTGGGACGCTTCATTCTGATCCTTTGGAACAATCGTCTGACAAAAGAGAATCCACTCCTCATCACGCAGGCCAGTCAGAGGCAAACACCTTTCAACAGTCTCAGCAACCCATATCTCCCTTGTGTGGATCAACGGATGCGAGCTATAGCAACTCTAAACAAAAAGAGCTGAGATTTGACACTTTTCAGGAGGAAGACTCAAACAGTGAGCGTGAGCTAGACCAGCCCGGGCCTGGGGCCTCTGAAGCGATGCCCAGTGTGCTTGAGACAGCCATTCGGAATGCCAAGGCTTACCTGCTGAAGACCAGTACCAAGTCGGGCTTGAATCT ATATGATCATCTTTCTAGTATGCTGACTAAGATATTAGATGAGCGTCCTGAAAATGCTGTTGACATCATTGAAAATATTAGTCAAGATGTGAAGATGGCACATTTTAGTAAAAAATTAGATACACTCCAAAATGAGAAGGAGATGCTTCCAACCTATGAAATAGCAGAGAAGCAAAAGGCTCTTTTTCTTCAGGGACATTTGGAAGGAGTTGACCAAGAACTGGAAGATGAAATA GCAGAAAACTCTCTTCCAAATGTAATGGAGTCcgctttttattttgaacaagCTGGAATTGGTTTGGGCACAGATGAGACTTACCGCATATTTCTTGCCCTCAAGCAGCTTACTGACACCCACCCAATCCAAAGATGCCGTTTCTGGGGCAAGATCTTGGGTCTGGGAATGAATTATATTGTAGCTGAAGTGGAATTTCGTGAGGGGGAAGATGAAGAGGAGGTTGAAGAGGAAGATGTAGCTGAGGAGAGGGACAATGGAGAAAGTGAAGCTGatgaagatgaggaagatgaatTACCGAAGTCCTTTTACAAGACCCCACAGGCTATACCCAAAGAAGAAAGTAGGACAGGTGCCAACAAatatgtctattttgtttgcaATGAACCAGGGAGATCATGGGTGAAGTTACCGTCAGTTACACCTGCACAAATTGTTATtgcaagaaaaatcaagaaatttttcACTGGGCAATTGGATGCTCCCATCATGAGCTACCCACCATTCCCAGGAAATGAGAGCAATTACTTACGAGCACAAATTGCCCGAATTTCAGCAGGAACCCACGTCAGTCCTCTAGGATTCTATCAGTTCggtgaagaggaaggagaggaggaggaagaggtagaAAGTGGGCGAGATAGCTTTGAGGAAAACACAGATTTTGAAGGCATCCAAGTGATTGATCTAGTTGAATCCTTATCCAATTGGGTTCATCATGTACAGCATATTCTCCCTCAG AAATTCAGAATATACCCCCTTGGACAACACGATTATCCTCAAATCTTGTTCCACAATATGCCATTGCAGTCCTCCGATCCAACCGTTGGCCTGGAGCATATGCCTTTTCCAATGGCAA aaagttTGAAAATCTCTACATAG
- the RSPH4A gene encoding radial spoke head protein 4 homolog A isoform X1 gives MEEDSTSLKQEQENQEPEKAGPPWEGKTAASPQSPEQESSEPLEAEQGPETGPQPRSSPPWSPQAKVITSLGDPKGPGASSSPSPLQEPAPTPSPRAVARQDLAAPLQSDRTASVTPEAGTLHSDPLEQSSDKRESTPHHAGQSEANTFQQSQQPISPLCGSTDASYSNSKQKELRFDTFQEEDSNSERELDQPGPGASEAMPSVLETAIRNAKAYLLKTSTKSGLNLYDHLSSMLTKILDERPENAVDIIENISQDVKMAHFSKKLDTLQNEKEMLPTYEIAEKQKALFLQGHLEGVDQELEDEIAENSLPNVMESAFYFEQAGIGLGTDETYRIFLALKQLTDTHPIQRCRFWGKILGLGMNYIVAEVEFREGEDEEEVEEEDVAEERDNGESEADEDEEDELPKSFYKTPQAIPKEESRTGANKYVYFVCNEPGRSWVKLPSVTPAQIVIARKIKKFFTGQLDAPIMSYPPFPGNESNYLRAQIARISAGTHVSPLGFYQFGEEEGEEEEEVESGRDSFEENTDFEGIQVIDLVESLSNWVHHVQHILPQGRCNWFNPIQKNEEEEEEEDEEKEEEKGEETEFIEQEVGPPLLTPISEDSEIQNIPPWTTRLSSNLVPQYAIAVLRSNRWPGAYAFSNGKKFENLYIGWGHKYSPDNYTPPVPPAVYQEYPSGPEITEMDDPSVEEEQAFRAAQDAVVLAAEKNEETEEDEDEEDDYD, from the exons ATGGAAGAAGATTCGACCTCCTTGAAGCAAGAACAAGAAAACCAAGAACCGGAAAAAGCAGGGCCGCCATGGGAAGGAAAGACAGCAGCCTCTCCCCAGTCTCCTGAGCAAGAGTCCTCTGAGCCCTTGGAGGCGGAGCAGGGACCAGAAACTGGACCCCAGCCCAGAAGCAGCCCTCCTTGGAGCCCCCAGGCTAAAGTCATCACGTCTCTGGGTGACCCCAAAGGGCCAGGAGCAtcatcttccccttcccctctccaggAGCCCGCTCCCACTCCTTCTCCCCGGGCTGTGGCCAGACAGGACCTTGCCGCGCCACTGCAGTCAGACCGGACCGCTAGTGTGACTCCGGAAGCTGGGACGCTTCATTCTGATCCTTTGGAACAATCGTCTGACAAAAGAGAATCCACTCCTCATCACGCAGGCCAGTCAGAGGCAAACACCTTTCAACAGTCTCAGCAACCCATATCTCCCTTGTGTGGATCAACGGATGCGAGCTATAGCAACTCTAAACAAAAAGAGCTGAGATTTGACACTTTTCAGGAGGAAGACTCAAACAGTGAGCGTGAGCTAGACCAGCCCGGGCCTGGGGCCTCTGAAGCGATGCCCAGTGTGCTTGAGACAGCCATTCGGAATGCCAAGGCTTACCTGCTGAAGACCAGTACCAAGTCGGGCTTGAATCT ATATGATCATCTTTCTAGTATGCTGACTAAGATATTAGATGAGCGTCCTGAAAATGCTGTTGACATCATTGAAAATATTAGTCAAGATGTGAAGATGGCACATTTTAGTAAAAAATTAGATACACTCCAAAATGAGAAGGAGATGCTTCCAACCTATGAAATAGCAGAGAAGCAAAAGGCTCTTTTTCTTCAGGGACATTTGGAAGGAGTTGACCAAGAACTGGAAGATGAAATA GCAGAAAACTCTCTTCCAAATGTAATGGAGTCcgctttttattttgaacaagCTGGAATTGGTTTGGGCACAGATGAGACTTACCGCATATTTCTTGCCCTCAAGCAGCTTACTGACACCCACCCAATCCAAAGATGCCGTTTCTGGGGCAAGATCTTGGGTCTGGGAATGAATTATATTGTAGCTGAAGTGGAATTTCGTGAGGGGGAAGATGAAGAGGAGGTTGAAGAGGAAGATGTAGCTGAGGAGAGGGACAATGGAGAAAGTGAAGCTGatgaagatgaggaagatgaatTACCGAAGTCCTTTTACAAGACCCCACAGGCTATACCCAAAGAAGAAAGTAGGACAGGTGCCAACAAatatgtctattttgtttgcaATGAACCAGGGAGATCATGGGTGAAGTTACCGTCAGTTACACCTGCACAAATTGTTATtgcaagaaaaatcaagaaatttttcACTGGGCAATTGGATGCTCCCATCATGAGCTACCCACCATTCCCAGGAAATGAGAGCAATTACTTACGAGCACAAATTGCCCGAATTTCAGCAGGAACCCACGTCAGTCCTCTAGGATTCTATCAGTTCggtgaagaggaaggagaggaggaggaagaggtagaAAGTGGGCGAGATAGCTTTGAGGAAAACACAGATTTTGAAGGCATCCAAGTGATTGATCTAGTTGAATCCTTATCCAATTGGGTTCATCATGTACAGCATATTCTCCCTCAG GGTCGCTGTAATTGGTTCAACCCTATACAAAAAAacgaggaggaagaagaggaagaagatgaagaaaaagaggaagaaaaaggagaagaaactgAGTTCATAGAACAGGAAGTGGGGCCTCCTCTTTTGACACCAATCTCTGAAGATTCAG AAATTCAGAATATACCCCCTTGGACAACACGATTATCCTCAAATCTTGTTCCACAATATGCCATTGCAGTCCTCCGATCCAACCGTTGGCCTGGAGCATATGCCTTTTCCAATGGCAA aaagttTGAAAATCTCTACATAGGCTGGGGTCATAAGTATAGTCCAGACAATTATACACCCCCAGTTCCACCAGCGGTTTATCAAGAATACCCCAGTGGACcagaaattacagaaatggaTGACCCTAGTGTGGAAGAGGAGCAGGCTTTCAGGGCTGCACAAGACGCAGTTGTACTTGCCGCTGAGAAGAATGAAGAGACCgaggaagatgaagatgaggaagatgatTATGACTAA